Part of the Caulifigura coniformis genome, GATTCGTCTCCGAGAGTATTCAACCGGTCCGGGCTGTTCCGTCCTACGGCGCTGCAGCTCGCCCCACGCTGACGTCACCAGTCCAGGAGTGATTCATGGCCTACGAACTTCCGAAGCTCCCCTACGCCTACAACGCTCTGGAGCCGCACATCGACGCCAAGACGATGGAAATTCACCACACGAAGCACCATCAGGCGTACATCAACAACGTCAACAAGGCCCTCGAAGGCCATGCCGATCTGGCCGCCAAGCCGATCGACGAGCTGATGAAAGGCCTCGCCTCCGTTCCGGAAGCGATCCGTACGGCCGTCCGCAACAACGGCGGCGGACATTCGAACCACACCCTGTTCTGGACCGTCATTGGCCCCAACGGCGGCGGCAAGCCGACCGGTGAACTCGCCACGGCGATCGACTCCACCTTCGGTAGCTTCGACGCCTTCAAGGAGAAGTTCAACGCCGCTGCAACCACTCGCTTCGGCAGCGGCTGGGCCTGGTTGTCGGTCGACAAGGGCAAGCTGGTGGTCGAAAGCTCGGCCAACCAGGACACCCCCTTCTCCGAAGGCCGCACCCCGATCCTCGGCCTCGACGTCTGGGAACATGCCTATTACCTCAACTACCAGAACAAGCGGCCCGACTACATCGCCGCGTTCTGGAACGTGGTGAACTGGGCCGAAGTCGCCAAGCGCTTCGCCGCCGCGAAGTAATCTGAGCTTTCCCAGCACCCCGGCCGCTCCACAGCTGCCGGGGTGCTTTGCATTGAGGGCCCCTCTGTTCGACGTAGCCACGACCTGATCGCCGGCTTATCGTCCTTCGTTCCGAGACTCCTGACGTGCACCCCGCCGGAGTCCGGAGCAATCGTCGCTCAGCCAGCCCCGGATCATGCGTCGTGACTCAACCTCTCGTCCTCCTGCTGGCGGTCGGCCTGACGCGAAAGCTTCTGCCGTTCGCCCCATCGCTTCGCCGACTCGCGGAGTCGGGCTGGGTCGCCGATCTCGAAGAAGCCCTTCCCGCCGTCACCTTCACGGCCCAGGCGACACTCCTCACGGGCAAGACGCCTCGCGACCACGGCGTAGTTGGCAACGGCTGGCTCTTTCGCGACACCCGGGAAGTCCGCTTCTGGCAGCAGTCCAATCGCCTGATCCAGGCAGAGCCGCTCTACACGACCGCCCGCAGGCTCGCCGCCGAGCGTGGACATCCATTCCGGGCCGCAAAACTCTTCTGGCAGTTCAACCAGGGGGCCGACGTCGAGATCAGCGTCACTCCGAAGCCCTGGTACGGAGCCGACGGCAGCAAGGCCTTCGGAATCACCGGCACGCCGGAAGGTCTCTCGGACCAACTCGAGAAGCGGATCGGGCCATTTCCGTTCTCCAGCTACTGGGGGCCCATGGCCGGCCTTCCCAGTTCCGAATGGATCGCCCGCTGTGCGGCCGAAACACTGGTCAGTGAGCGCCCCGACCTGACCCTCGTCTATCTCCCCTACCTCGACTACGACCCGCAGCGGTTCGGTCCCTCCGACGCCAACATGCCGAAGCTCGTTGGCGAATTGGACCGCGCCTGTGAGCCGCTGCTCGAGGCCGCCACGAAGCAGGGGGCCCGCGTCTGGGTCGTCAGCGAGTACGGACTGGTCGACGTTTCCCGCCCGATCTTCATGAACCGCGCATTGCGCGAGGCCGGGCTGCTCACCGCCCGACCCGGCCCTTTTGGCGACACCCTCGACACCTTCAACAGCCCAGCCTTCGCCGTCTGCGATCACCAGGTCGCACACATCTACGTGCAGCGCGACCTCCCCCGGGTGCGCGACCTCATCGCCGGCCTCCCCGGCGTCGCCGCCGTGTATGGGGGTGAGGAACGGGCCACCATCGGTCTCGACCATCCCCGCTCCGGAGAATTGATCGCCCTCGCGGCCCCGGATGCGTGGTTTGCCTACCCGTTCTGGCTCGACCGGTCCGGCGAACCCGACTACGCCCGCACCGTCGATATCCATCGCAAGCCGGGATACGACCCGTGCGAGCTGTTCTTCGACCCGGCCCTCCTCTGGCCCAAGGGACGGGCCGTTCGCCGATTGATCCAGAAGAAGCTCGGATTCCGCACCCTGTTCGACATGATTCCGCTCGACGCCAACCTCGTTCGCGGCAGCCACGGACTCGCCACACAGGAGGACCGCCCCGTCCTCATCGGCAGCGGCCCGACGCCCGGTTCGACCCTGCCAATGACGGCCGTCCGGGATCGTGTCCTGGAAGCCCTGTTCCCGGCCGGTTAGGTCACTCAGACAGCTCCAGGCTTGCAGGGGAGATTGACCGCAGTGAAACATGCCCGCCGGCAGAGGAAGCCCCCCAGTTCGTTCGGCCGCTTTCATCGACTCAAGACGCCATGATGACCCACCCTGATCTGATCAAGATCACCGAGTTGCTGCTCGTACCCAGCAGCTTTCTTGTGGCCGCCCTGGGGACGGCCGATACGAACCTTCACCGGGCAGCCGTGTCGGTGCTCGGACTGATCGTCAGCCTGTTATGGTGGCTGGGCGTCCATGACGCCTACCACGAGGCCCGGCAGACCGGGAATGAGACAGTGGTCGTGCTGCAGTTTCCGCTACGGACTCGGATTCTCTACGCCCTGCCGCTGGTGTTTTCCGCGGGATGGCTGATTTCGGTCATCGCGCATCTCGTGCTGTGGAGGCTGCCGCTCGGCAGGAACTGAACGACCGGAAAGCAATTCAGAACGAGACGCTCCGGGAGCGACGAGCAAGCCCCAGCCGGGTCGCTCTCGCCGGAATGTGCCGAAAGAACTAGACTCTGAATGGGGGAAAGTCTGCCCAGGCTGCACGATGCGCCCAGGCTGTCATTGCGGTCCCGCCGCCCAGGACCGCGCACGGTGTTCCAATGCGAAGTGAATCGGAAGTCCCATTTGCTGATAACCCGTTCCAGGTGCCGGTCGCGGACCGCCTCAAGCGGCTGCCGCCCTATCTGTTCGGCAAGATCAACAAGCTGAAGTACCAGAAGCGCGTCGCCGGGATCGACGTCATCGATCTGGGAATGGGCAACCCCACGGACGCCCCCGATCCGGCGATCCAGGAGAAACTGGCCGACGCCCTGAAGGATCCGCGCAACCACCGCTACTCCGTCTCCAACGGCATCGGCAACCTCCGCCGTGAAGTCTCGAAACGTTACGACCGCAAGTACGGCGTGCGTCTCAATCCGGATGACGAAGTCATTGCCTGCCTCGGCTCGAAGGAAGGCTTCAGCCACATGTGCCTGGCTCTCATGGGGCCGGGCGACACGGCGATCGTTCCTTCACCAACCTTCCCGATCCACAGCTACGCCGTCGTGCTGGCGTCCGGCAACGTGATCGCGCTCGACGTCCGCGACCCGCAGAAGTTCCTCTCGAACGTCGCCTATACCTGCGAGCACCTCTTCCCCAAGCCGCGGCTGGTCGTCGTCAACTTCCCGCACAATCCGTCGTCGACCTGCATCGAGCAGGATTTCTTCGTCGACCTCGTGAAGCTCGCGAAGAAGTACGGATTCCTCGTCATCAGTGACTTCGCCTACGCCGACATCTGCTACGACGGCTACCAGGCCCCCAGCTTCCTCGCCACCCCCGGAGCCATCGACGTTGGCGTCGAGCTGACCACGATGTCCAAGGGCTTCAGCATGGCCGGCTGGCGTATCGGCTTCTGCTGCGGCAACAAGGAAATGGTCCGCGCCCTCGCGACGATCAAGGGCTACTACGACTACGGCATCTTCCAGGCGATCCAGATCGCCGCCATCGTCGCCATGCGTCACGCCGAGCCGGCCGTGGATGCCATCGCCAAGGAATACCAGAAGCGCCGCGACGTGCTCGTCGACGGCCTGCAGCGTCTCGGCTGGGAAGTCGAGAAGCCGAAGGCCGGCATGTTTGTGTGGGCCAAGATCCCCGAGCCGTGGGCCAAGATGGGCTCGATCGAGTTCTCGATGAAGCTCCTTGAAGAAGGCGGCGTCGCCGTCAGCCCGGGCCGCGGCTTCGGCGACGAAGGTGAAGGCTACCTCCGCCTCGCGATCGTCGAGAACAGCCAGCGGCTTCGCCAGGCCGTCCGCGAAATCGGGCGGTGCACGAAGGCCGATCAGGCGAAGGCATCGTAACCGGTCCATTAAGGCGACGGGCATGCAGCCGGAAGATTTGATCGCAGACTTTGTCTTGCTGACCGGCGTGATCTGGATCGTCACGGTCGCGAGGAAAAGAGAGGAACTGCGAAGACAGCTGGCAACAGGCTCGATTATTTTTCGTTGGTTTCAGCACGCAACCGTTGCTGTTGCCGTCGGCTGGAGCACGTTGAGTCTCGGTTTGCAGCTCGCCGGAAAGGCGACGGACCTTTCGCTCGCTCCCTACATGGCAGGCTTGCTCATGGTGTCATGGTGGCCATTCCTTTTTGGCGTCTGGAGTTTCTCACCGGACACGAAGTTTCGTCAGTCAAAGGCGACACGGAGTTGAGTCCCGGCCTCCCCAGGAATGAGCCCCGATAGGGGCGGAACAACATAGCCACGGGCGCCAGCCCGTGGAAAACGTCCCAGACGACAACAAAGCCCCGCAAGGGGCGACACAACACTTCTGCTGGCCTCGTTGTGGCACCGTCCCTGTGGCACGGTCTCCCGACCCACCTGAGCCGACCGCCAGGTCTCCCGGCAAGACACCACCGACTGCCTTCCTTTCCTTCCTTGCCTTCTGTTCGCCTTGAAGCCAACTCAGGAACGCCGAAGCTCTGTCACCGGTCTCGATTGCACTGGAAGTCCTTTCTCCTTCTCTCCTTCCCTCCTGTTCAACTCAACGCGACGGAGCTCCACGTCGCGTGACAGGCTCCCGAGCCGCGAATGTATTCGTTGGAAAATTCACCACCACGGAAAGTGACCTCGCGACAGGCAGGATTTCAGAAGCCTCACCCCGGCAGAAGAACTGCAATGCAAGCCCTTCGCTGTGTTTTGCTCGCCCTTCTCGTCGTTTCGTCGGCCCCACAGGCCACCCGCGCCGACGATTCAACCACTCTCTCCACGCGTGTCTCCCAACTCACCGCCGACTACCGCGCCAAACGCCCCTTCGCCGCACTTTCCGTCGGCCTCCTCCAGAACGGCCAGTCCCACACCTTCTCTTACGGCCAAACCGGCGAAGCCGATTCCCAGCGCCCGACGGACGGCCGCACACTCTTTGAAATCGGCTCGATCTCCAAGGTCTTCACGTCCCTCGCCCTCGCCGTGATGGTCGAACGCGGCGATGTGAACCTGAACGACCCGCTCAGCAGGATCCTCCCCGACGCCACCCTCTCCGAAGACGCCGGGAACATCACGCTCCACGAACTCTCGACCCACACCTCCGGCCTCCCGCGACTGCCGGTCGCGATGATCTTCGATGCCCTCTGGAACCGCGACAATCCGTATGTCGCCTTCGATGAGCGACGCCTCGAGCACTTCCTCAGTTCGTGGAAGGCTCCCGATCAGCGGGCGTTCATGTATTCCAACCTGGGCGCGGGCCTCCTCGGTCATGCCCTCCAGCACAAGGCGGGCCTCGGCTCCTACGACTCCCTGCTCAAGTCGACGATCGCCACCCCCCTCGGCCTCGTCGACACCACCGTTCACCTTTCGGCCGACCAGAAGTCTCGATACGCATCGGGCTACTCGCTGAAAGGTCTGCCGGTCTCCAGCTGGGACTTCAACGCCCTCGCCGGCGCGGGCGCGATCCGTTCTTCAACCGACGACCTCCTGGTCTTCCTCAAGCACCAGCTCAACCCCGAACAGTCCCCGCTCGGCAAACCGATCACGCGGTCCCACAAAACCCGGAAGCAGACGAAGTCGGGCGTCATCGGCCTCGGCTGGCTGATCGTCGAGAAAGATGGCCGCACCCTCTTCTTCCACAATGGCGCGACGGGCGGCTACACGGCGTTCATCGGATTTGAGCCCGGCCGAAAGCAGGCCCTCGTGCTGCTCTCCAACACGGCCGACGCGTTCGCCCGGGACAACAGCCTCGACAAACTCGGCTTCAAACTCCTGGGCGATCTCGGAACCACCCCCGAACCACCCGAAGCCGAAAAAACCAAAGACCGCTGACCCACCCGGGTGTCACAAGCTCCGCCCCGGGGTGCCACTGGCTCTGCCAGTGCAAACGTTGTCGAGCCCGCACCCCAACCGCCTCCGTGCGTCTCCGTGAACTCCGTGCCTCGGTGGTGCACCTACCCCCTCCCGGAATCAGAAATCCCCCATCCCCGCCGGCACATCCACGGCCGCCTTGTCGCCGAACCGCAGCTGTTCGCGCATCCACACCAGTCCTACGGTGCCGATCGGGCCCGAACGGTTCTTGGCGATGATCAGGTCGGCCTCGCCCGGCCGATCGCCCGGGTCATAGGCGTCCGGACGGTGCAGGAACATCACGATGTCGGCGTCCTGTTCGATGGCGCCCGATTCGCGAAGGTCGGAAAGCTTCGGCCGCTTGTCTTCACGCTGTTCCACGCCGCGGTTCAGCTGCGCGAGCGCGATGACCGGGCAGCTCAGATCCTTGGCGAGGAACTTCAGTCGCCGCGTGATCGTCGCAATCTGCTGTTCGCGCGGCAGCCCTTTTTCGTCGGCTTCGATCAGCTGCAGGTAGTCGATGATGATGATGCCCAGCCCGAAGCGCCGCTTGAGACGCCGGCCGATCGCGGAGATCTGCGACACCGTCCGCCCCGCCACGTCGTCGATATACAGCGGCAGGTCGCGGAGTTCGTTGGCCCCTTCCATCAGGGCCGCCTGTTCGATTTCATCGAGGTTGCCCTGACGCAGCTTGTGGCCGCTGATCTTCGCCTGGATGCACAGCAGACGCTCGGCCAGTTCGAGCTTCGACTGTTCGAGGCTGAACAGCAGCACCCCCTGCTTCTGCATCGCGACGGCGAGCGAGAAGTTACAGACCAGCGCCGTCTTCCCCATGGAAGGACGGGCAGCCAGCACGATCAGTTCCGACGGCTGGAATCCGCTCGTCATGTCGTCCAGGCCATGGAACCCGGTATGGAGGCCGCTGATCGTCCCTTCCTGATCCATGCGGTGGAAGATTCGCTCGAAGGTCGCTTCGAGGATATCGCCGATGGCGAACTTGTCAGTCGTCGCCTGCCGCTCGACGATGTCGAAGATCCGGCGTTCGGCCTGGGTGACGACTTCGTCGATGTCCTCGCGGGCGGTGAAGGCCTCCCGCAGAGATTCGGTGCACGCATCGATCAGCGACCGCTGCAACCATTTGTCGCGGACGATCCTGGCGTAGTACTCGGCATGCGCGGCGTGAGGGACGGTTTCCAGCACCTGCAGGATGTAGGCCGGGCCTCCGATCTGTTCGAGATCCCCCCGCTTCTCCAGTTCGGCCGCCAGCGTGACCGCGTCGATGCCCCGTCGGCCCGACTCGTACATGTCCGCAATCGCCTTGAACATCCGCCGATGGGCGTCGGCATAGAAGCGTTCGCCGCTGAGGTGCGGCAGCACCTCGTCGATCGAGTCGTTCAGCAGCAGGATGCTTCCCAGGACGCTCCGCTCGGCCTCGAGGTCCTGCGGCGGAACTTTGTCGAACAGCGCCGACACCTGCTCCCGATCCTTGTGAGTTTCCTCGCTGCGGGGACGGCGGGGTTTGCGTTGTTCAACCATGAAAACAGAGCGGCGAAAGCCGAAAAGCGATTCCGGGAGAGGCGACCGACCGGCGCGGGCGGGCCAGTCTAGCGACTCCCGGCGGCGATTGAGAGGTTCCGTGTGAGCCCACCTTCGACGTCGTCGTAACTGCCGCAGTGGTCGGGTCTCGCGTCGACTCCAGGGCCCATTCGCGCAACCGTGCGCCTTCAGAGGAGGAACAGAAATGCCGCAGATCGATCACCGTTCGCGATGCCCGGAAACCCAATGTGACTCGCTGGAATCTGACGCGCTGACACACAAATCGCGTAGCGCTTGCAACAGTCGCTCAAAATCCCTGCGTTTGACGCATTTCGCCCGAACTTTTTGTTCGTCACTTGGTCTGCGACAACGGTTTCGGGCCTTCGCGTCGTTGACGACCGGCCCGCGCCTCTGGATGATCTTCCCTTCGCTTTCGGCGGCCCTCCTTCTGCGCGGGCCGTTCTTTTTGAACAGAACTTTCGAAACGCCATGCCCGTCACCATTTACTACGACAACGACGCCGACCTGTCCCTGCTGAAGGGCAAGAAGATTGCCATCATCGGCTACGGCAGCCAGGGCCACGCTCAGGCCCAGAACCTCAAGGACAGCGGCTGCGACGTCATCGTCGGACAGCGCAAGGGCGGACCGAACTACGACCTCGCCGTCGAGCACGGCTTCAAGCCCGTCTCCGCCGCCGAAGCCGCCGAGCAGGGCGACCTGATCAACATCCTCCTGCCGGACGAACTGCAGGGCGACGTCTTCCGCAACGAAATCCAGAAGGGCCTGAAGCCGGGCAACGTGCTGATGTGCTCGCACGGCTTCAACATCCACTTCGGCCAGATCATCCCGCCGAAGGGTGTCGACGCCGCTCTCGTCGCCCCCAAGGGCCCCGGCCACCTCGTCCGCAGCGAATACGTGAAGGGCGGCGGTGTCCCCTCGCTCATCGCCATGTACCCCGGCTCGAGCGAAACCTCGAAGAAGCTGGCCCTCGCGTATGCCAAGGGCATCGGCGGTACCCGCGGCGGCGTCATCGAGACGACCTTCGCTGAAGAAACCGAAACCGACCTGTTCGGCGAACAGGCCGTTCTCTGCGGCGGTGTCAGCGCCCTCGTGAAGGCCGGTTTTGAAACGCTCGTCGAAGCCGGCTACCAGCCGGAAATGGCCTACTTCGAGTGCATGCACGAGCTGAAGCTGATCGTCGACCTGTTCTACCAGGGCGGCCTCAACTACATGCGGTACAGCGTTTCCAACACGGCCGAGTTCGGCGACTACACCCGCGGCCCGCGGATCGTCACCGAAGAGACCAAGAAGGAAATGAAGAAGATCCTCCACGAGATCCAGAGCGGCCAGTTCGCCCGCGACTGGCTCCTGGAAAACCGCGTCAACCAGCCGACGTTCCAGGCCACCCGCCGCCGCGAACGGACGCACCTCATCGAAACCGTCGGCAAGCAGCTGCGGAAGATGATGCCCTGGATCAACTCGAAGGAAGTCTGATCCACGATCAGAGCTCAGCAGATCCAAAGCCCGGGGGTTGCGACCCCCGGGCTTTTTCGTTGATCACGATTCGCTCAGGGAATCATCGACAGTCGGCGAATCCTTCCGGCGCGGCCTCGCTGGAAGGAGTTCCACCTGCGACATGTGGACCAGCAGTGTCCTCGCCTTGAACGCGGTCGCCACGAACGAGATCACCATCCACGCCCCGCCCAGGATGAGCCTGGTCCAGTTCCGCTGCAGCGGCACGAAGTAGATCGCCAGCCGATCGTTGCATTCCTGCACGAACGCATCGCCCGCGCGGGTCAGCTCGATCCGCTCGAACGAGGTGGAATGCTCCAGCCGGCCGATCTCCTTCTTCGCCTGGTTGTCGACGAGCAACGGCGTCGCGCGCTCGCGTGAGGGAAGCTGAAGGCCGATCTCCCGCAAGGCGCGTCTCACGGCGCCGTACAGAGGCGGAGAGTCGCGCGTGTAACTGCCGATGAAGTAGCGACCATCGTCGGTGATCAGGTTCGGCTTGGAATGCCAGCGCTTAGGAACCGGATGAATGACGTTTCCCGTCTTCAGGTCCCAGCGTCCCAGTCGACAGTCGTATTCTCCTTCGCGATATGGAAAGAGGAGTTCCGTGAGTTCGGCGTTGAAATACGGGGTGTTCGTGCCGCCTTGAATGAATCCTGTGGACAGGAGTTTCTCCCCGGTCTGCATGTCGTAGACCGTCGACGTGCCGCCACGCCCCCCTTCTTCAACGAGATAGCCCGGCGGCGAGGACATCCAGATGCGCGAGGCGGATTTCAGGTCGAATCGCTCATCCTGTGTGCCATCTCTGACGTTGAGCACCTGGCGTTGGCGCTGTTCGATGACAAGGCCTTCAATCTGGCGAACGGTGTTCACGTCCGCGCAGAAACGATCGCCTCGGGATCCCCAGTTCGGGCGGAACATGTGGATGTCATTCCGCGACCAGAGCGGATCGCCTGTCTCCACATCGAAGGCGCTCGTCGTCCCCTTATGAATCGTGAGCAGCACGCTCCTGTCCAGAAACGCCTGGGAGTTGACGCCCCTCGGAAGCGATGGGATCCGGCAGCGCACTGTCTCCGCCCGCAGATCGACGACCGTTGCGACGCCGTCGCGAAACACGAGCGTCGTTCGCGAATCGCCAAAGCTGGGCCGGACATCGAGGTCCGAGTCGGACAGCCGATCGAAGAGATGCTCGCCCGTCCGCATGTTGTAAAACGAGACGGGACCGTGGTCCTTGTCCCAGATCAACACCTCGTCCGGCGCTGCCGAGTCCACCATCCACCACTTTCCCCACCGAAAGGGGATCTCCACATTCGGCTGGACGGGAATGTTGTACAGCCAGTTCCACACCGAGCAGAGGAAGAGCAGCAGGAGCAGAACCGTCACGCCGACCGCGCCGCGATTTCCCGCCGAATCCTTCGCCATGCCATCCGCCATTGTCGCCCTTCTGTTCTGGTGCAGTTTCGACCGGCGAAGACTCTCTCGAACGAAAGCGCAGCGTCAGCAACCGGCGACCACGATACCAACTCTGATGGCCCCATGAATCCGTCCGCCCTGTGAAGACGCAGCGCCGCCGAACAATCCACTCGTCCCTGGAAGGGCGATTCGCCCCCGAGCGGTCGAGCCCG contains:
- a CDS encoding superoxide dismutase — translated: MAYELPKLPYAYNALEPHIDAKTMEIHHTKHHQAYINNVNKALEGHADLAAKPIDELMKGLASVPEAIRTAVRNNGGGHSNHTLFWTVIGPNGGGKPTGELATAIDSTFGSFDAFKEKFNAAATTRFGSGWAWLSVDKGKLVVESSANQDTPFSEGRTPILGLDVWEHAYYLNYQNKRPDYIAAFWNVVNWAEVAKRFAAAK
- a CDS encoding alkaline phosphatase family protein, coding for MTQPLVLLLAVGLTRKLLPFAPSLRRLAESGWVADLEEALPAVTFTAQATLLTGKTPRDHGVVGNGWLFRDTREVRFWQQSNRLIQAEPLYTTARRLAAERGHPFRAAKLFWQFNQGADVEISVTPKPWYGADGSKAFGITGTPEGLSDQLEKRIGPFPFSSYWGPMAGLPSSEWIARCAAETLVSERPDLTLVYLPYLDYDPQRFGPSDANMPKLVGELDRACEPLLEAATKQGARVWVVSEYGLVDVSRPIFMNRALREAGLLTARPGPFGDTLDTFNSPAFAVCDHQVAHIYVQRDLPRVRDLIAGLPGVAAVYGGEERATIGLDHPRSGELIALAAPDAWFAYPFWLDRSGEPDYARTVDIHRKPGYDPCELFFDPALLWPKGRAVRRLIQKKLGFRTLFDMIPLDANLVRGSHGLATQEDRPVLIGSGPTPGSTLPMTAVRDRVLEALFPAG
- a CDS encoding aminotransferase class I/II-fold pyridoxal phosphate-dependent enzyme, producing the protein MRSESEVPFADNPFQVPVADRLKRLPPYLFGKINKLKYQKRVAGIDVIDLGMGNPTDAPDPAIQEKLADALKDPRNHRYSVSNGIGNLRREVSKRYDRKYGVRLNPDDEVIACLGSKEGFSHMCLALMGPGDTAIVPSPTFPIHSYAVVLASGNVIALDVRDPQKFLSNVAYTCEHLFPKPRLVVVNFPHNPSSTCIEQDFFVDLVKLAKKYGFLVISDFAYADICYDGYQAPSFLATPGAIDVGVELTTMSKGFSMAGWRIGFCCGNKEMVRALATIKGYYDYGIFQAIQIAAIVAMRHAEPAVDAIAKEYQKRRDVLVDGLQRLGWEVEKPKAGMFVWAKIPEPWAKMGSIEFSMKLLEEGGVAVSPGRGFGDEGEGYLRLAIVENSQRLRQAVREIGRCTKADQAKAS
- a CDS encoding serine hydrolase domain-containing protein, with product MQALRCVLLALLVVSSAPQATRADDSTTLSTRVSQLTADYRAKRPFAALSVGLLQNGQSHTFSYGQTGEADSQRPTDGRTLFEIGSISKVFTSLALAVMVERGDVNLNDPLSRILPDATLSEDAGNITLHELSTHTSGLPRLPVAMIFDALWNRDNPYVAFDERRLEHFLSSWKAPDQRAFMYSNLGAGLLGHALQHKAGLGSYDSLLKSTIATPLGLVDTTVHLSADQKSRYASGYSLKGLPVSSWDFNALAGAGAIRSSTDDLLVFLKHQLNPEQSPLGKPITRSHKTRKQTKSGVIGLGWLIVEKDGRTLFFHNGATGGYTAFIGFEPGRKQALVLLSNTADAFARDNSLDKLGFKLLGDLGTTPEPPEAEKTKDR
- the dnaB gene encoding replicative DNA helicase → MVEQRKPRRPRSEETHKDREQVSALFDKVPPQDLEAERSVLGSILLLNDSIDEVLPHLSGERFYADAHRRMFKAIADMYESGRRGIDAVTLAAELEKRGDLEQIGGPAYILQVLETVPHAAHAEYYARIVRDKWLQRSLIDACTESLREAFTAREDIDEVVTQAERRIFDIVERQATTDKFAIGDILEATFERIFHRMDQEGTISGLHTGFHGLDDMTSGFQPSELIVLAARPSMGKTALVCNFSLAVAMQKQGVLLFSLEQSKLELAERLLCIQAKISGHKLRQGNLDEIEQAALMEGANELRDLPLYIDDVAGRTVSQISAIGRRLKRRFGLGIIIIDYLQLIEADEKGLPREQQIATITRRLKFLAKDLSCPVIALAQLNRGVEQREDKRPKLSDLRESGAIEQDADIVMFLHRPDAYDPGDRPGEADLIIAKNRSGPIGTVGLVWMREQLRFGDKAAVDVPAGMGDF
- the ilvC gene encoding ketol-acid reductoisomerase, yielding MPVTIYYDNDADLSLLKGKKIAIIGYGSQGHAQAQNLKDSGCDVIVGQRKGGPNYDLAVEHGFKPVSAAEAAEQGDLINILLPDELQGDVFRNEIQKGLKPGNVLMCSHGFNIHFGQIIPPKGVDAALVAPKGPGHLVRSEYVKGGGVPSLIAMYPGSSETSKKLALAYAKGIGGTRGGVIETTFAEETETDLFGEQAVLCGGVSALVKAGFETLVEAGYQPEMAYFECMHELKLIVDLFYQGGLNYMRYSVSNTAEFGDYTRGPRIVTEETKKEMKKILHEIQSGQFARDWLLENRVNQPTFQATRRRERTHLIETVGKQLRKMMPWINSKEV